The Lolium rigidum isolate FL_2022 chromosome 1, APGP_CSIRO_Lrig_0.1, whole genome shotgun sequence region aagacatgaagatcgcgttggagagggagaaggtggaggcggcgaagatggaagctcacgccgctgccatgaaggccaccaatGAAGGGACGCAGCTATCGTTGGCCAAGATGTCTCAAGAATCCAaaatcttgatggccgacatggagaagatgaaccCGTTGGCGtgggcgtggcacgagatgtaccgtgagcacatcggccaagaggtgatggcggcgcgagctgcgttGGCGTCTCCCCCGGCACCCTCCACGTTCATGTCTCCGCCGGCACCGACACCGTCCACGTTCATCTCTCcgccggcaccgtcgacgttcatgcctcccccggcgaccatggatcctgttgcagcgacggagctgccgccAGGGCTCGCCGCCGATAAGGACGTCGTCGAGGTTGAGGCGCCCGTGACCTCGTTCATATGATCAGCTGGCTTGgaagcctttttttttttgccggaGCCGACGATTTGGTGGCcgtatgttggcccaaacttcatatttgAAAACCTATTCAAATTTGGTAGCCGAGTGTTGGTTCAAACTTTAAATTCGTGAACTTATTCGAATTTATATGCTTTTATTcgaattttcaaattcaaatcatttATTGGGGCCGTCGTATGAGAcacgcgccggtgtgggagcagctctcCTAAATAGAGGATTTTGTGCCGACATGCCCATACCGGCGCTCCAGCCGGCGACTATTTGGGTTGCCCCCGTGGTGATGCTCTCAGGCCATAGAAAAAGCGGTGGCCCCGGATCATTCGGCAGTAAAAGATCATTTTTCTTGGTTCTTCTTCAGTCTTGAGTCAACGCTGTTCCACCACATGGAGGCCAAGAGGAGCCAAGCAACGGCCAACGCCGAGATCGCGCGGCCCGTACCGCCGGCGCTGCCCGTACCGCCGGCGCTGCCGTGGACGGTGCGGCTCCAGCTGTTCATGCTCGTCGGCGCCTACGACTTGGCGCTGCGAGCCGACGGCACCGTGAACCGCTTCCTCTTCTCCTTCGGCGACCGCCAGACCCGCGCCAGCGCCCGACCGGACGCGCTCGGCGTCCGATCCGCCGACGTCACCGTCGACGCGTCCCGCGGCCTCTGGGCGCGCGTCTTCTCGCCCGCGGCGGATCAGGCCGGGTCCCCGCTCCCCGTCATCGTCTACACACACGGCGGCGGCTTCGCGCTGCTCTCCCCAGCATCCACGCCCCTGGACGGCATGTGCCGCCGCTTCTGCCGCGAGCTGGGCGCGGTGGTCGTCTCGGTCAACTACCGCCTAGCCCCCGAGCACCGCTGCCCGGCAGCCTACGACGACGGCGTGCAAGTGCTCCGCCACCTCAGCGCCACCGGCCTCCCTGACGACCTCGGCGTCTCGGTCGATCTGtcccgctgcttcctcgtcgGGGACAGCGCCGGCGGCAACATCGCCCACCACGTGGCCCAGCGGTGGATCTCCTCACCGCCTACCTCTAACTCCATTCGCCTTGCCGGCATCATCCTTCTGCAGCCGTACTTCGGGGGAGAGGAGCGGACAGAGGCGGAGCTGAGGCTGGAGGGTGTGGCGCCGGTGGTGAACATGCAGCGGTCAGATTGGTCGTGGAGGGCGTTCTTGCCCGAAGGGACCAACCGTGACCACCCGGCGGCGCACGTGACTGACGAGAACGCCGAGCTGCCGGAGGGGTTCCCGCCGGCgatggtggtggtcggcggcttCGACTCGCTGCAGGACTGGCAGCGGCGGTACGCCGGCGTGCTGCAGCGGAAGGGTAAGTCGGTGCAGCTGCTGGAGTTCCCGGAGGCTATCCACGCGTTCTACATGTTCCCGGAGCTCCCCGACGCCCGTAAGCTCGTGAAGGAAATGAAGGCGTTCATCCAGAGCAGCAAGTCCAATCTTTAGTGCGCGGCttgacccggcctgctccggtagAACATGGAAGGGAGATCCGCTTTGGTAGAGAATTCTAATTTCTGAATTCCGATGCAGCCAGCCTGCTCCATCTTCGTATGTCTCCCAGGGAACACCAGGATCTTCATCCGGAGGCTGCTTGCGCACTAGACCAAATTGGGTGTTAAATTTCCCGTCTGATTCTGATGAGCATATTAGATCAAAAGTTCTAGCTATTGTTGTTTAGGCGTTCTAGCATCGTGGGAATGATACGATTCACCCCATTGGGAATGCTTTGGTTCGGGCTTGAGTTCAGTTCCTGCGGAGACATAAAATCCTCATATTATTTTTTGAACACGGAGCGCCTCGAAGGGCGAAGAAGCTTTCATTTATTCCACTCGGTGGGTGTATATTTTTTACAAAGGACCCTATAAAATAAGAAAAGTTTACATAGGCCCCTGGTATTTGCAGAAAAGACCCCACTAAAAAGTATGCAAACGCAATCGGGTCCTTCTCTTTCCCCTCCGATGAGCTGGAGATCAGCGATATCGCCGTCGGACTCCAAAGCGGGGACGACACCACTTGCTTCAAAGCCGACGATGGACGCGACAGCAGACCTCAATAAGGGCCTCCGGTGGAGGTTGAAATATAGCCGGACTTCACCGGCGTGGATGACGGACGGCAGATGTGCCGCCGATGTGTTGCTCAAGAAGATTGCTTCTGAAGAACTCCGGCGCCACCTCCTCTTCGCAACCACCTTGCACACTCTTGACTCCGTCGCCACCATGACGCTCGGAACCAAAGAGAATAGCAGAGGAGACTGGGTCGAGGGAGCAGCACGGGCGTACCGAAACCGTGACGAAGAAATCGGCATACCATCAAACCCGACAAACCTGCCACGGACTCGGGGAGGTAGGCGTAGATGATGGTGGTTGCGGCATACCCAGAGGAGCTTATTGACGAAGCCATCCTCAGATCTTCTTCTACCTTCACCCTTCCACCATGGACAAGCTCGGAGAAGCCGAAGATCTGGAGTTTGGTTGTTGCTCCAATACAACCAAACCAGATGACGGGGGAGGTAGTAGATGGCCTTATTGAAGGAGATGCCGCACCACTTCTTCGCCGCCTGCCACCAATCCTGCCACCAGAGAGGAgcaacgacgaggaagaagatgaggacggaCCGGATCTGGCCCAGGAGATCCAGCCTCCTACTCCCAGACTCCACGGGGGTAAATCTCGAAGAGGAACAACCTAAACTACTATGTACAGGCGGCCAGGCTCCTCTCCATCCTCCGCTCCGGCCGGCAGCACCGACGGAGAAGATTCTGGGTTGGGCCGGCGACCACGGCGATGCACAGGCGACTCTCAACACGGGCGAGGTACTGTAGCGGTGCGAGAGAGAAGTGGGATAACGAATGAATCCAGAGGCGATCCAAGGGTAAGTTGATGCTAAAATCCTCATATTGAAGGTGCAAAACGTAAGCAAGTGACTGTGTGCGACCAGCAGGAGTAATACTTTGTCGACAGAAATATATTTTAACCAGAAGACGGATTATATGGGGTGCAGCCTAGCAAGACAGACCACGTAGACTATAAATCCTGAAATCTCAACGCCAATCTTTGATGCCAGCTTGGAAGATGTGAGACAAAGTTTTGTCTTACATTGCTAGATGGAGGGAGTTGAAGTGGTTTATAAGAGTTGTTGTTCTAATATTtgcaagtgagtgagaagagaaggtGTCCTTGTGCACTCCTCCACCGCCTGCCTCGCCACGCATCGCACGCGCGTCGTGTTTCGTGACTCGATTTCAAAACCATTTTATGGAAGCCTACTTTTTTTTCTTAGTGCACCCACTGAGTTGGGTACGTATCGGCATGCGTATGTACATGTACAACATGTGGCGTTTCCGGTCGGCGGCTCTCCTGCCAAACTATACCAGGAGACAAGAGACATATCTAGAGCTCTCCACTCTTCTTTGTCTCTCTCGAGTCCAGTTCCTCTTGTTGCATTGTTCTCTAGTCTTTCCCATCCCGCCGACTGCGTGCATGACCATTGGGAATGACACGATTCACCCCATTGGGAATGCttactcatttcaagagatgacagactaagaccctcttgtgggTCACTGCTATGGACGTGCACCGAGTTGTGGATGGTATTCACATAGGCCCGCTTACCCCTGATGAGGATAAAATGTTAATGGAGGCCACCGTAGTCTTTGTGGGTgtcgtcctaagtgtgcttggagacaaattGGTTGATGATTATCTGTTTGGTGCTGTCGATGCTAGAGGTGAACTGTATgttatggagcagttcaatgactacataATGGTTGAGAATCGATCTATAGTGAAACAGGATTATGAGATAGAGATCATGGCAGAGGATATCGAGCTCTTCAAGTGTGTGCTACTGGACAAATTTGTcttgggatgcattgtcgctaagcttcccccttcgtGGAGAAATTTTgccacttttctgaaacacaagagGCATGAGTTCTCTGCTGAGAATATCATTAattctctggatgttgaggagaaggcgaggaaaAAAGACAAACGCACTAGCAGAACCGatggacgttctgctgccaatatgttGCAGAAAAACTTCATCTATTCGAGTTTGCACTCCCAAACTAGCTAATGTAGTATTGCATAGAGAGGTTGATCGTTCCCCTCTCCCGCTACAGTAGGGAGGGGTGATTTTCTGAACACCCGTAGATCCACCTCGCTCGCCGTCGGGTGGCAGATTCCCTGTCCTCGGCAGCCGCTCCGGCAGCAGGAGGTTGGGGAATCGTTGATCGACGACCTGCATATATTGTAGGGTCGTCTAGATTGCCTGCTGGCGGCACTGAGGAGGAGGCGGGGCGGTCTGCACATTATTTTGAGGCGAAGCTCTTGCTCTCTGGCGGCGGCGCCTCTAGAGTTCCGTGGTCGAGTCTTCGCCTTCCCCGAGCTctcagtgacataggcatcccgaatgggcatgccgaataaagtacccaaggatgactgaaggcccatgacccaaagtttatgaagcccggaagcccaataagcatcgatatggaaaatagagatagattaggaataaagagtctTGTGATAATACGGGAAGGACTCGTATAACAtctcggactttgtaacttgtacgagacGAAagtctcggctccacctcctatataaaggggagccgagggagaaagaaaggattgaATCCATTGTCAGCATAAGcctagtttttcatagtcgagcacctttttcggctgaaccttcgagatctacttgccctctactttctacgaaaacccaagtctacaatatgtaggcattgacaagttaatcccttgtcactcagGTCTTTGGATCTTTCGAGCTCATCAATCCCTCACCAGCGTCGGCGAGGCGGTCGATACGGAGCTTcataaagaagaaggaggaggtgatGTGGAGTCTCGCGACGAAGATGGTGGTCTGCGGTGTAAGCTCTCAGGAGCTGGCGACCGGCAACTTCCCGCCCGTGGAGGGTCTGGACATGATCCAAACCATCAAGGGGTGCAGCGGCGGTGGGGCGCCACTGGCGGTATCGGGCTCTTTATCAACATCGGGGGGTTCAGAGGACTTGGCTCTAAGTTTTTATTTTTACTAGATCTTTCTATAAGAACGCGACTTTAATATCATTTCCTTTTCCTGCAAAAAAAATGTAGTATTTCAGAAGCCTGTGCATTTTCATAGCTACGAAACCCAACATGATCACGCTCTATTAATCTATGGCAAGCAAGAATAGGAAGCTAGTGGACACTTGATCGAACACATTTGCAAAAAGGAACGAACCCAAGCTCCACGGATTCAATGTTGTAATGAGAGGAGGTAAACCATAGTATGCACGCAGCTAGTGGACACGGAAGCACATACCGAACAGaggtttagagcatctctagccgcgtcccttaaagcgtccccaaacggcaccggatcgagcgtttgggggacgttgaaaggatcgtatgacacctagaggggggtgaataggtgtaaaCTCAAATTTTAATACTTTTTTTtaaattaggcttgacacaaagataaattctctagatatgtaactaagtgaattcacctatatgacaagatagcaAGCAACAATACAAGATACACGTAGTAAAGGCGGtgagaggatagaggtaaccgaggtgaAGCGCACGGAGAGACGATGATATGATTTCCGTAgtttccttcctttgcaagaaggtacgtctacgttcggagggGTGTGGTGACACGAAGtccaaccaacgccacgaaggctcaccctattctcctgtgagcaacgccacaaaggcctagcccacgctccactaagcggttgccttGAGGTCGCAACCGGCACCTTTACACGAAGCTTGAGGCAcatatccacaaccaaattggaggctctcaagatgtaaccacgaagctttacacgaagagtagcttcgaggtcacctcacaaagatccactaagaatgtTGATTAAACACAACCTTTGGTGGAAGAGTAGATCTAGGTCATCTCTACCGAATCCTCAAGTATGGtgaagtttgggtggaggagtagAGAGATCTAGGTAAAATGGagctcaacaatggtgtctcGGATTTTTGgggaagaaaagagagagaagacctTTGGAGAAGAAGCACTATAAGTACCCCCGTGGGGATCCTGATCCTGCCGTTGGAGATgtctggccggtagtaccggccaggttgggTCGGTACTACCGGGCACGACGTGGCCATCCGGAGCGGGCCACGTGGCCAAGTCGAGCCAGGCCGAAGGGgggcggagcctccggccggggtaccggccgTGGTACCGTCGGGGCTCCAAACCCCCCTGTCACTTGACTGCGGCGCTGGGCGCATtaccggtacctcgggcggtaccaagcccggagcctccggccgtggccaggccggcggtaccgcccGAGCCTCCGGCCAGGCAGCCCCTTTTCTCTTCTCCtatttcttctctttttcttccattttattcttattttcttttctttcttttctcttccatTCTTTCTTCCAATAATCAACCACAAACTAATATCATTTGACATCTTGCACGGTTCTTCAACTTTTGGGCATTCCGAGCATGCAACAACCTACAAATCTTATATAACGAAATGCTCATATATaatcattgtcatcaacaccaaaccaCTTATAAAAAGagatatgttctttcaatctcccccttttttggTTTCTTGATGACAACATAAGATTTGCATAAGAATTGAGTATTTGAGCAATGAAATTATAAGAAGATATAATAcgctccccctagacatgtgcatccAATAGAATTAGCATTTGAGTAAGAAGCACATAATCTAGGATCAATATACTCTAGCAAATAAGATTAACCAACAAGTGAAATGATAAAGAGTAAGCAAACAAATTCATCACTTGCACTTGAGAAGAGACAAGCATATGTGAGTAAAGACAAGTGTTGAGTTTAGAGATCATACCACATGTAGTTCACTTAGTATTTACCATAGATAGGTAGATAGAAAATGTCTCATACATAAATAGATAGCCCCTATGTCTCACACACATAGATAAGGTCCATAAAGCATAATAAGTAGCTCTCAACAATAGATAACCATAAGTCACAAGCATAAAGAGTCAAAGAAAACGCAAGCTTGTGACTTCACATGCAAATCCCGAACCTAATAgaactcttctccccctttgacatcAAGATGCCAAAAAGGTTGAAGAGCGATGCTATCGTTCCTAGAGGTCAAGGAAGTCCCCGCCAATATCGGAGTCGACATCGTAGGAGGGTCCGTCTTCACCATCAGACCACTTGCTATGAGCAGAAATCCACTGAGGCTTCGGAATGATATTCTCTTAAGAACCTGGAGGAGACACTTCAACACCAAGCTttctcatgatgctcttctgacggcgCCGAGCTTTCTTCTCGGCCACATAGGAGTCATACAAACGCTCCTGAATATCCAGTTGGAGGCAGAAGGTCTTCTTGAACTTGATCTTGAGCTTGGTGTACCAAGAGGGCTCGAGCATGGGGTCATAAGCGGAGTCCTCCGGAGGCTCCCCAAGGGCCATATGAGCAATAAATCCATCAATCCGGCGAGCAGGAGTGGTGGAAGGATCTGAAGGACCTGCTGAAGGAGCTGTTGTGGCAGAAGGAGCTGCTGTGGCTGAGGTAGAAGCTGGGAGCCCATGATCTTTGATAAGGAGGTTCTTGCGAGGATGATCGGTGAGGGATGAAATTGGTTCCAGAATGGCACCATCAAAATTCTGACGCCACACCTCAGAAATAAGCTTCATGATGAAGGGAGCAAAGGCAGGAGACCTCTTCTCCACCATACGCAGAAAAATCTGGTTCCATAGGCAATCCATGACATCCATCTTCACACCCTTGCTCTTCTGGAGGTGTGTTTG contains the following coding sequences:
- the LOC124655845 gene encoding probable carboxylesterase 18; translated protein: MNGCARYSPSTGTSTCNAPFSSDLAARGSSAFRFPDLNSSPDLRHTEGHMTDDTGLPFDLFSTTAGAPTRCSAERPVCPLARTSLESTLFHHMEAKRSQATANAEIARPVPPALPVPPALPWTVRLQLFMLVGAYDLALRADGTVNRFLFSFGDRQTRASARPDALGVRSADVTVDASRGLWARVFSPAADQAGSPLPVIVYTHGGGFALLSPASTPLDGMCRRFCRELGAVVVSVNYRLAPEHRCPAAYDDGVQVLRHLSATGLPDDLGVSVDLSRCFLVGDSAGGNIAHHVAQRWISSPPTSNSIRLAGIILLQPYFGGEERTEAELRLEGVAPVVNMQRSDWSWRAFLPEGTNRDHPAAHVTDENAELPEGFPPAMVVVGGFDSLQDWQRRYAGVLQRKGKSVQLLEFPEAIHAFYMFPELPDARKLVKEMKAFIQSSKSNL